A single window of Vespa crabro chromosome 23, iyVesCrab1.2, whole genome shotgun sequence DNA harbors:
- the LOC124432128 gene encoding NSFL1 cofactor p47 has translation MPNHDELVSQFTDVTGVEPERAQFYLESSAWQLEVALASFYENDEPPTLVNESVESAVQEEDIEDSSKNIVKHKEASTMDKNTAKNKSKPKPKFSTISDLQNRDSSSEEEEGQAFYAGGSEHSGQQVLGPGKKNDIISDMFKSCQEQSISIEPRTSGQQRPNTFSGTGYKLGQTNSDTEVVSGAQSNQQSNTGLITLKLWRDGFTINDREIRPYSDPENREFLAAIKRGEIPAEIRQEVQDAELRLDMEDHHHEEYVPPKTKVKAFTGKGHMLGSPSPATVGMTIPTDPADQAANESQAKKQLNLDTAKPITTIQIRLADGSSVRAQFNLTHTISDLRRYITTMRPQYAMRDFSLLTMYPTKELTEDKTIEETGLKNATIMQRLK, from the exons atgCCGAACCACGACGAGTTGGTTTCGCAATTTACAGATGTAACTGGTGTTGAACCAGAAAGAGCACAATTTTACCTTGAGTCATCTGCTTGGCAGCTCGAG GTTGCACTTGCAAGCTTTTATGAAAACGATGAGCCTCCTACATTGGTAAATGAATCTGTCGAAAGTGCCGTACAAGAAGAAGATATAGAAGATAGTTCAAAGAATATAGTGAAACATAAAGAAGCTAGCACAATGGATAAAAATACAGCTAAAAATAAATCCAAACCAAAACCAAAATTTAGTACAATAAGTGATTTACAAAATAGAGATAGTAGttcggaagaagaagaaggacaaGCCTTCTATGCTGGTGGATCTGAACACAGTGGTCAACAGGTACTTGGtccagggaaaaaaaatgatatcataAGCGATATGTTTAAATCGTGTCAAGAACAATCTATTTCTATAGAACCTAGAACAAGTGGACAACAAAGACCAAATACATTCAGTGGTACTGGTTATAAATTAGGACAAACTAATTCAGATACAGAag TTGTGTCAGGAGCACAGTCCAATCAACAATCTAATACTGGTCTTATTACTCTGAAATTATGGCGCGATGGTTTTACTATAAACGATCGTGAAATTCGCCCATATAGTGATCCAGAAAATAGAGAATTTTTAGCTGCTATCAAGCGAGGAGAAATTCCTGCAGAAATTCGACAAGAAGTTCAAGATGCAGAATTACGATTAGATATGGAAGATCATCATCACGAAGAATATGTTCCTCCAAAAACAAAAGTTAAAGCTTTTACTGGGAAAGGGCATATGTTGGGAAG TCCATCTCCAGCTACTGTTGGTATGACAATTCCAACTGATCCAGCAGATCAAGCAGCCAATGAATCACAAGCAAAAAAGCAATTAAATTTAGATACAGCTAAACCGATCACTACAATACAAATTCGACTTGCAGATGGAAGTAGTGTACGAGCGCAATTCAATTTAACTCATACCATAAGTGATCTCAGAAGATATATAACAAC TATGAGGCCTCAATATGCCATGAGAGACTTCAGTTTATTAACTATGTATCCAACTAAGGAATTAACAGAGGATAAAACAATTGAAGAAACGGGTTTAAAAAATGCAACCATAATGCAACGACTAAAATAA
- the LOC124432125 gene encoding beclin 1-associated autophagy-related key regulator isoform X3: protein MATSSSDGSCNAPADFHLSSELEDVSNRLTVNLLKCPLCHNSRRIFYCRQCIQNGDFIHLNAVYSERFADKQLRLFRLKAARAQLEEKCVKALEKHKQKDKLICDINVCKERIRLLQLLVHETRQSINRGNQRLNVLKDVNSQLALRIPRHEERIERLHKLANTMRLKQEKHKDAVDRKRQQLKKVIRIAAKQLIQYIFPLSQVQSNRSEEDVNADVVTCALADASGTSYVRGRWINDAENASEVQHRIIAPTLPGSGDYSAYSLWVAANKDGVPGTNKEPLHNPAYNISAALTFATQLVNIIAYYVNVRLPYKLGYGEFCGNEMSDQKFARKVARLNSNVLHLCFTQNTDIAVLHPMHTLQNLMHLLNTEISDLGRIGPMEVDPNVIAQLYSQLVPDLENSDDSASDEEEDAFNWEWEAVPNVACPEMTVPIPGSLVNQQSSSMQVNQSVAGGLVTSAAASIASIWRGWTTNK from the exons ATGGCGACAAGCAGTTCAGACGGTTCTTGTAACGCTCCTGCAGATTTTCATCTTTCCTCTGAATTAGAAGACGTTTCCAATCGTTTAACcgttaatttattaaagtGTCCACTGTGCCATAATAGTCGACGAATTTTTTATTGTCGACAATGTATTCAAAATGGagatttcattcatttaaatgCTGTTTACTCGGAacg tTTTGCAGATAAGCAACTACGATTATTTCGTTTGAAAGCTGCCAGGGCTCAACTTGAAGAAAAATGCGTGAAAGCTCTTGAAAAACATAAACAGAAGGATAAATTg ATATGCGATATAAATGTttgtaaagaaagaattagACTTCTTCAATTATTAGTTCATGAAACCAGACAAAGTATAAACAGAG GTAATCAACGTTTAAATGTTCTGAAAGATGTGAATTCTCAGTTGGCTTTAAGAATTCCTAGACATGAAGAAAGAATTGAAAGGTTACATAAATTGGCCAATACAATGCGTTTGAAACAAGAGAAACATAAAGATGCAGTAGATCGAAAACGACAACAATTAAAGAAAGTTATTAGAATTGCTGCTAAACAAttgattcaatatatatttccaCTTTCACAGGTGCAATCCAACAGAAG TGAAGAAGATGTAAATGCAGATGTGGTTACTTGTGCATTAGCAGATGCATCAGGAACATCATATGTAAGAGGTAGATGGATTAATGATGCAGAAAATGCTTCAGAAGTACAACATCGTATAATTGCTCCAACATTACCAGGATCAGGCGATTATAGTGCTTATTCTTTATGGG TTGCTGCAAATAAAGATGGCGTGCCTGGTACAAATAAAGAACCATTGCACAATCCAGCATACAATATCAGTGCTGCTTTAACTTTTGCCACTCAACTTGTCAATATCATAGCATATTATGTAAATGTAAGATTACCTTACAAACTTGGTTATGG agaATTTTGTGGCAATGAAATGTCGGATCAGAAATTTGCTAGAAAGGTAGCAAGGCTTAACAGTAATGTTCTACATTTATGCTTTACACAAAATACAGATATTGCAGTGCTTCATCCAATGCACACTTTACAAAATCTAATGCACTTACTTAATACTGAAATCAGTGATCTTGGAAG GATCGGTCCAATGGAAGTTGATCCCAATGTAATAGCACAATTGTATAGTCAGTTAGTTCCTGACTTGGAAAACAGTGATGATTCTGCTTCTGATGAGGAAGAAGATGCTTTTAATTGGGAATGGGAAGCA GTCCCAAATGTCGCATGTCCTGAAATGACAGTTCCCATTCCTGGATCCTTGGTTAATCAACAATCTTCTAGTATGCAAGTGAATCAGAGCGTCGCTGGAGGCTTGGTAACGAGTGCCGCAGCTAGTATTGCCTCTATTTGGCGTGGTTGGACAACCAATAAATAG
- the LOC124432123 gene encoding probable cleavage and polyadenylation specificity factor subunit 2 produces the protein MTSIIKLHAISGAMDESPPCYILQVDELRILLDCGWDENFDQDFIRELKRHVNQIDAVLLSYPDPLHLGALPYLVGKCGLNCPIYATIPVYKMGQMFMYDMYQSRHNMEDFDLFTLDDVDAAFDKIVQLKYNQSISMKGKGYGVTLTPLPAGHMIGGTIWKIVKVGEEDIIYAVDFNHKKERHLNGCELERLQRPSLLITDAFNATYQQARRRTRDEKLMTNILQTLRGGGNVLVSVDTAGRVLELAHMLDQLWRNKESGLLAYSLALLNNVSYNVVEFAKSQIEWMSDKLMRSFEGARNNPFQFKHLQLCHSMAELNQVPSPKVVLASTPDMECGFSRELFLQWCSNPQNSIILTSRTSPGTLARDLVEKGGNRNISLEVKKRIKLEGIELEEYLKKERIKQEQMKQEQMETADVSSESEDEIEVGGGRGKHDLLVKQESKPGFFKQNKKQHPMFPFIEEKIKIDEYGEIIRPEDYKIAETIPEVEDNKENVETKQEEAIHHPEVPTDIPTKCVQVMRTMTVNASVTYIDFEGRSDGESLQKILAQLRPRRVVLVRGSKKDTEILAQQAQSAGARVFTPARGETLDATTETHIYQVRLTDALVSGLNFSKGKGDSEVAWVDAMITARDPVCRDAVAENEQLEENSDKILTLEPLLLNEVPGHQTTFINELKLSDFKQVLNRSNIPSEFSGGVLWCCNNTIAVRRHEAGKVILEGCISEEYYKVRELLYEQYAIV, from the exons ATGACATCAATTATAAAACTTCATGCCATATCTGGAGCAATGGATGAATCTCCACcttgttatatattacaagTTGATGAATTAAGAATATTACTCGATTGTGGGTGGGATGAAAATTTTGATCAAGATTTTATAAGAGAGTTAAAAAG ACATGTTAATCAAATAGATGCAGTTTTGCTTTCATATCCAGATCCATTGCATCTAGGTGCACTGCCATATTTAGTAGGAAAATGTGGTTTGAATTGTCCTATATATGCTACAATACCTGTTTATAAAATGGGACAAATGTTTATGTATGATATGTATCAG tCTCGCCATAATATGGAAGactttgatttatttactCTTGACGACGTAGATGCTGCATTTGATAAAATTGTGCAATTAAAGTATAATCAAAGCATATCCATGAAAGGTAAAGGTTATGGTGTTACTTTAACACCTTTACCTGCTGGACACATGATTGGTGGAACAATTTGGAAGATTGTTAAAGTAGGGgaagaagatataatatatgctGTTGATTTCAATCATAAGAAAGAACGTCATTTAAATGGATGTGAATTGGAAAGACTACAAAGACCATCATTACTTATAACAGATGCTTTTAATGCCACGTATCAACAAGCTAGACGTAGAACTAGggatgaaaaattaatga CAAATATCTTACAAACGTTAAGAGGTGGTGGAAATGTTCTTGTCAGCGTGGATACTGCTGGACGAGTTTTAGAACTAGCACACATGTTGGATCAATTATGGCGCAATAAAGAATCTGGTTTACTTGCTTATTCATTGGCACTTTTGAATAATGTTAGTTACAATGTTGTTGAATTTGCAAAATCTCAAATAGAATGGATGAGTGACAAGCTCATGAGAAGTTTCGAAGGTGCTAGAAATAATCCATTTCAATTCAAACATTTACAACTTTGCCATAGTATGGCTGAATTAAATCAAGTACCAAGCCCAAAG GTTGTACTTGCAAGTACTCCGGATATGGAATGTGGTTTTTCACGGGAACTTTTTCTCCAGTGGTGTAGTAATCCACAAAATAGCATTATATTAACAAGTAGAACATCTCCAGGAACACTTGCCAGAGATTTagtagaaaaaggaggaaacagaaatatttctttagaagTAAAAAAACGCATCAAATTAGAGGGTATAGAATtagaagaatatttaaaaaaagaaagaataaaacaggAACAAATGAAACAGGAACAAAT GGAAACTGCAGATGTTAGTTCAGAATCTGAGGACGAAATAGAAGTAGGAGGTGGAAGAGGAAAACACGATTTGTTGGTTAAACAAGAAAGTAAGCCTGggttttttaaacaaaataaaaaacaacatCCTATGTTTCcatttatcgaagaaaaaataaagatagatgaATACGGTGAAATTATAAG ACCAGAAGATTATAAGATAGCAGAAACCATACCAGAGGTagaagataataaggaaaatgtaGAGACAAAACAAGAAGAAGCCATACATCATCCAGAGGTACCCACTGATATTCCAACCAAATGCGTACAAGTTATGCGTACAATGACAGTTAATGCATCTGTCACGTACATAGATTTTGAAGGAAGATCAGATGGAGAATCTCTACAAAAAATCCTAGCACAATTAAGGCCACGACGAGTTGTTCTTGTTAGAGGATCCAAAAAAGACACAGAAATTTTAGCACAACAAGCACAAAGCGCCGGTGCTCGTGTTTTCACACCTGCGAGAGGAGAAACATTAGATGCTACAACCGAAACTCATATATATCAA GTTCGTTTGACAGATGCTTTAGTAAGcggattaaatttttcaaaagggAAAGGTGATTCAGAGGTTGCATGGGTAGATGCTATGATCACAGCTCGCGATCCGGTTTGTCGAGATGCTGTAGCAGAAAACGAACAGTTGGAAGAGAATAGTGATAAAATACTTACACTTGAACCTTTACTGCTAAATGAG GTTCCTGGACATCAAActacatttataaatgaacTAAAATTATCAGACTTTAAGCAAGTTTTAAATAGAAGTAACATTCCATCAGAATTTAGTGGAGGAGTTTTATGGTGTTGTAATAATACCATCGCTGTCAGAAGg CATGAAGCAGGAAAAGTTATATTAGAAGGTTGTATTTCTGAGGAATATTATAAAGTACGTGAACTGCTATATGAGCAATATGCGattgtataa
- the LOC124432125 gene encoding beclin 1-associated autophagy-related key regulator isoform X1: protein MATSSSDGSCNAPADFHLSSELEDVSNRLTVNLLKCPLCHNSRRIFYCRQCIQNGDFIHLNAVYSERFADKQLRLFRLKAARAQLEEKCVKALEKHKQKDKLICDINVCKERIRLLQLLVHETRQSINRGNQRLNVLKDVNSQLALRIPRHEERIERLHKLANTMRLKQEKHKDAVDRKRQQLKKVIRIAAKQLIQYIFPLSQVQSNRSLCSSEEDVNADVVTCALADASGTSYVRGRWINDAENASEVQHRIIAPTLPGSGDYSAYSLWVAANKDGVPGTNKEPLHNPAYNISAALTFATQLVNIIAYYVNVRLPYKLGYGEFCGNEMSDQKFARKVARLNSNVLHLCFTQNTDIAVLHPMHTLQNLMHLLNTEISDLGRIGPMEVDPNVIAQLYSQLVPDLENSDDSASDEEEDAFNWEWEAVPNVACPEMTVPIPGSLVNQQSSSMQVNQSVAGGLVTSAAASIASIWRGWTTNK from the exons ATGGCGACAAGCAGTTCAGACGGTTCTTGTAACGCTCCTGCAGATTTTCATCTTTCCTCTGAATTAGAAGACGTTTCCAATCGTTTAACcgttaatttattaaagtGTCCACTGTGCCATAATAGTCGACGAATTTTTTATTGTCGACAATGTATTCAAAATGGagatttcattcatttaaatgCTGTTTACTCGGAacg tTTTGCAGATAAGCAACTACGATTATTTCGTTTGAAAGCTGCCAGGGCTCAACTTGAAGAAAAATGCGTGAAAGCTCTTGAAAAACATAAACAGAAGGATAAATTg ATATGCGATATAAATGTttgtaaagaaagaattagACTTCTTCAATTATTAGTTCATGAAACCAGACAAAGTATAAACAGAG GTAATCAACGTTTAAATGTTCTGAAAGATGTGAATTCTCAGTTGGCTTTAAGAATTCCTAGACATGAAGAAAGAATTGAAAGGTTACATAAATTGGCCAATACAATGCGTTTGAAACAAGAGAAACATAAAGATGCAGTAGATCGAAAACGACAACAATTAAAGAAAGTTATTAGAATTGCTGCTAAACAAttgattcaatatatatttccaCTTTCACAGGTGCAATCCAACAGAAG TTTATGTAGTAGTGAAGAAGATGTAAATGCAGATGTGGTTACTTGTGCATTAGCAGATGCATCAGGAACATCATATGTAAGAGGTAGATGGATTAATGATGCAGAAAATGCTTCAGAAGTACAACATCGTATAATTGCTCCAACATTACCAGGATCAGGCGATTATAGTGCTTATTCTTTATGGG TTGCTGCAAATAAAGATGGCGTGCCTGGTACAAATAAAGAACCATTGCACAATCCAGCATACAATATCAGTGCTGCTTTAACTTTTGCCACTCAACTTGTCAATATCATAGCATATTATGTAAATGTAAGATTACCTTACAAACTTGGTTATGG agaATTTTGTGGCAATGAAATGTCGGATCAGAAATTTGCTAGAAAGGTAGCAAGGCTTAACAGTAATGTTCTACATTTATGCTTTACACAAAATACAGATATTGCAGTGCTTCATCCAATGCACACTTTACAAAATCTAATGCACTTACTTAATACTGAAATCAGTGATCTTGGAAG GATCGGTCCAATGGAAGTTGATCCCAATGTAATAGCACAATTGTATAGTCAGTTAGTTCCTGACTTGGAAAACAGTGATGATTCTGCTTCTGATGAGGAAGAAGATGCTTTTAATTGGGAATGGGAAGCA GTCCCAAATGTCGCATGTCCTGAAATGACAGTTCCCATTCCTGGATCCTTGGTTAATCAACAATCTTCTAGTATGCAAGTGAATCAGAGCGTCGCTGGAGGCTTGGTAACGAGTGCCGCAGCTAGTATTGCCTCTATTTGGCGTGGTTGGACAACCAATAAATAG
- the LOC124432127 gene encoding uncharacterized protein LOC124432127, which produces MRKYYQAALAIIAIVSLISLLFYRHEYNKLRYVLEVFNYFGKPNQKQISTNCINNNVSFIEHNIKLDEPASSWQRLNDDLYVYSAYNLRNNKVHAISFSKKNAISNLQCIIYFEHETKPFIGNYKYIVISNTPYFANEEEKAGYNGYYLICAYTGNKLPVGVSFFTEFDKDGTNAPILSVVTQPQNLNNNDITICIIPPLLKPMHEIDMITFLSFHELIGINNFIAYDFGIANMLNNRLKELSIRNVPQSKFAYITVPWNFPFSRLDANIIRDIIEADCLHRTYNKIMYIAILSWQEYIALNYHHSVVDLLADYKSSKLLADRYKLNSLTFCTKELDNTLSTNFTLIMYRKIQFDTDLTDHYPIFISKPHEVLSKNNVYTQKMAKDLILVHNYKTCNDVKKIQKVNIFNTSIPRFSKDIRNSPIFTKFISH; this is translated from the coding sequence atgagaaaatattatcaagcTGCATTAGCTATAATCGCTATTGTaagtttaatatcattattgttctaTAGACATGAATATAATAAGTTAAGATATGTCTTAGAAGTTTTCAACTATTTTGGTAAACCAAATCAAAAACAAATCAGCACAAATTGCATAAACAATAATGTATCATTCATAGagcataatataaaattagatgAACCTGCTTCATCTTGGCAAAGATTAAATGAtgatttgtatgtatattctgCATAcaatttaagaaataataaagttcaTGCAATAAgttttagtaaaaaaaatgctatatcaaatttacaatgtataatatattttgaacaTGAAACAAAACCATTTATAGGAAATTATAAGTACATTGTAATCAGTAATACTCCATATTTtgcgaacgaagaagaaaaagcaggATATAATGGATATTACTTAATTTGTGCATATACAGGAAATAAATTACCAGTTGGGGTGTCATTCTTTACAGAATTTGATAAAGATGGTACTAATGCTCCTATCTTGTCTGTTGTGACACAGCcacaaaatttaaataacaatgatataacAATTTGTATAATACCACCATTATTGAAACCTATGCATGAAATTGATATGATCACTTTTTTAAGTTTTCATGAATTAAtaggtataaataattttatagcaTATGATTTTGGTATTGCAAATATGTTGAATAATCGTTTAAAGGAATTATCTATAAGAAATGTTCCACAATCAAAGTTTGCATACATAACAGTACCATGGAATTTTCCTTTTAGTAGACTTGATGCTAATATTATAAGAGATATCATAGAAGCAGATTGTTTGCATcgaacatataataaaattatgtatattgcTATTTTATCCTGGCAAGAATATATAGCATTAAATTATCATCATTCAGTTGTAGACTTATTAGCTGATTATAAGTCATCGAAATTATTAGCAGATCGTTATAAATTGAATAGTTTGACATTTTGTACAAAAGAACTAGATAATACTCTTTCTACAAACTTTACATTAATCATGTatagaaaaatacaatttGATACAGATCTTACAGATCATTATCCTATTTTCATATCAAAGCCACATGAagtattatcaaaaaataatgtatacaCTCAAAAAATGGCTAAAGACTTGATTCTTGTACATAATTACAAGACTTGTAATGATGTTAAGAAGATTCAAAAAGTTAACATCTTCAACACTTCTATTCCAAGATTTTCAAAGGACATAAGAAACTCGccgatttttacaaaatttatcaGCCATTag
- the LOC124432125 gene encoding beclin 1-associated autophagy-related key regulator isoform X2, with product MATSSSDGSCNAPADFHLSSELEDVSNRLTVNLLKCPLCHNSRRIFYCRQCIQNGDFIHLNAVYSERFADKQLRLFRLKAARAQLEEKCVKALEKHKQKDKLICDINVCKERIRLLQLLVHETRQSINRGNQRLNVLKDVNSQLALRIPRHEERIERLHKLANTMRLKQEKHKDAVDRKRQQLKKVIRIAAKQLIQYIFPLSQVQSNRSSEEDVNADVVTCALADASGTSYVRGRWINDAENASEVQHRIIAPTLPGSGDYSAYSLWVAANKDGVPGTNKEPLHNPAYNISAALTFATQLVNIIAYYVNVRLPYKLGYGEFCGNEMSDQKFARKVARLNSNVLHLCFTQNTDIAVLHPMHTLQNLMHLLNTEISDLGRIGPMEVDPNVIAQLYSQLVPDLENSDDSASDEEEDAFNWEWEAVPNVACPEMTVPIPGSLVNQQSSSMQVNQSVAGGLVTSAAASIASIWRGWTTNK from the exons ATGGCGACAAGCAGTTCAGACGGTTCTTGTAACGCTCCTGCAGATTTTCATCTTTCCTCTGAATTAGAAGACGTTTCCAATCGTTTAACcgttaatttattaaagtGTCCACTGTGCCATAATAGTCGACGAATTTTTTATTGTCGACAATGTATTCAAAATGGagatttcattcatttaaatgCTGTTTACTCGGAacg tTTTGCAGATAAGCAACTACGATTATTTCGTTTGAAAGCTGCCAGGGCTCAACTTGAAGAAAAATGCGTGAAAGCTCTTGAAAAACATAAACAGAAGGATAAATTg ATATGCGATATAAATGTttgtaaagaaagaattagACTTCTTCAATTATTAGTTCATGAAACCAGACAAAGTATAAACAGAG GTAATCAACGTTTAAATGTTCTGAAAGATGTGAATTCTCAGTTGGCTTTAAGAATTCCTAGACATGAAGAAAGAATTGAAAGGTTACATAAATTGGCCAATACAATGCGTTTGAAACAAGAGAAACATAAAGATGCAGTAGATCGAAAACGACAACAATTAAAGAAAGTTATTAGAATTGCTGCTAAACAAttgattcaatatatatttccaCTTTCACAGGTGCAATCCAACAGAAG TAGTGAAGAAGATGTAAATGCAGATGTGGTTACTTGTGCATTAGCAGATGCATCAGGAACATCATATGTAAGAGGTAGATGGATTAATGATGCAGAAAATGCTTCAGAAGTACAACATCGTATAATTGCTCCAACATTACCAGGATCAGGCGATTATAGTGCTTATTCTTTATGGG TTGCTGCAAATAAAGATGGCGTGCCTGGTACAAATAAAGAACCATTGCACAATCCAGCATACAATATCAGTGCTGCTTTAACTTTTGCCACTCAACTTGTCAATATCATAGCATATTATGTAAATGTAAGATTACCTTACAAACTTGGTTATGG agaATTTTGTGGCAATGAAATGTCGGATCAGAAATTTGCTAGAAAGGTAGCAAGGCTTAACAGTAATGTTCTACATTTATGCTTTACACAAAATACAGATATTGCAGTGCTTCATCCAATGCACACTTTACAAAATCTAATGCACTTACTTAATACTGAAATCAGTGATCTTGGAAG GATCGGTCCAATGGAAGTTGATCCCAATGTAATAGCACAATTGTATAGTCAGTTAGTTCCTGACTTGGAAAACAGTGATGATTCTGCTTCTGATGAGGAAGAAGATGCTTTTAATTGGGAATGGGAAGCA GTCCCAAATGTCGCATGTCCTGAAATGACAGTTCCCATTCCTGGATCCTTGGTTAATCAACAATCTTCTAGTATGCAAGTGAATCAGAGCGTCGCTGGAGGCTTGGTAACGAGTGCCGCAGCTAGTATTGCCTCTATTTGGCGTGGTTGGACAACCAATAAATAG